The genomic stretch agaataaaataaaataaaatatgtttgataatcttattttttaaaactgttttagagatgagaaaatgaaaaaatttatttgatagatgtattttcaaaatatattttaaaaatgaaatttatattattcgtattttaattttataatgatgttttcaatatattttattttaatttagaTATAGTTTAAAATATTTATAGTATAATATTTAtcatattaaatttaaatatgAAATTCATGATATATTTTTAGAATACTTTTTAATACATGTGGGATGAATATTCAAAtaatcactacgccaaaaaggttttttaacagcgcatcttagacagcgcttttaaaagaaagcgctgtctaaggttaaaataaaaataaaacacggaaaatgttctaaaaaaataatgaaagcgctgtctaagggggggggggggggggggggggggtcttagacagcgtttttagaaagcgctgtctaagacccccccttagacagcgcttttaaatatagaccttagtcagcgcttttgagaaagcgctgtttaaagtctttcaattaaaaaaaaaattagaacAATCAGGTTTAGGTTTAAGGTTTGACCGGGTAGACATATAACAATCAGGTTAGGGTTTCTCATCCTCTACCAAAAATCTGAGCGAGAAGGTTTCCAGTGCGTGCGGCTTCACCAAATCCCTCCTCCGCAATTCCACCATGGCTGAACAAGTAACTTCTTGTTGCTTCGTTTTTCGTTTTTTCATTCTGCTATGTTTCGATTTTCCATTGATGTGTATTTTTTAATCTGTTACAGACTGAGAAGGCTTATCTCAAACAACCCAAAGTGTTTTTATGGTATATTCAGCACTTCATATCTCAATGTGTGTTTTGTTTTTAACTGTGATGATTGTTGATCCATATTTGTTTGTTGTTTTTGCTCAATTTCGTAGCTCGAAGAAATCTGGTAAGGGGAAGAGGCCCGGTAAAGGTGGAAATCGCTTCTGGAAATCTGTTGGTCTTGGATTCAAGACCCCCAAAGAAGCCATCGAAGGTTCCTTTCTCTCTGTATTTATATATCTCAGTGTTTGTATATATATGGAGTGTCTTCAAGAGTGTGTTGATGTTTGGTTTTGAATGTATAAATGTAGCCTTTTGAAGGAGATGAGTGATGAACACACTTTGATAGCGAATTGATGCAAATCAAAATTAGAGAAAGATAGAAATAATGCAATAGAATACTACTAGAGCATTTTGGATTTGTGTAGTAGATGCTTAATTACATCTCTATATTTTTCTATGATTTCATACTTGTGAGGTTGCCAACTCTGTTTTTGTTGTGTGTTTTGTATTGTATTCCTATTGGAAGTATTGAGGTCTCGGGTCTCTATGATGTGCTTAGAAATCCTCAATACTTGTTCAAGTTATTAGGTGTTGCTTTTTAATGAATGGTTTTGGTATCTATTTTGAAAGAATTGGTATATATGTGGGGCAAATGTAAATGCTTGTATCTTGCTTCATGAAAGTGTTAATTGCAAACAGAATAATGGTCTCAATATATAGAGGCAGACTATTCTTAATATATCTCTGTATGATTATATGGTTATGGTTATTTTATTTCTGCTTCTAATACAGAAATGACCTTTGAATTTCAAATACAGGAACCTTTATTGACAAGAAGTGTCCATTCACTGGCAATGTTTCCATCCGTGGTCGTATCATAGCCGGAACCTGTCACAGTGCCAAAATGAATCGGACTATTATTGTCAGGAGGAATTATCTTCACTTCATTAAGAAATATCAGAGGTATTCTCCTTTAATGGCATGCTCGTCATTTTTAATTTGCATGCTTGGATAAACATAATTTGTAAAACCTTTTTCCTTACGTGCTCTACTTAGGTATGAGAAGAGGCATTCCAACATTCCAGCTCATGTGTCACCTGCCTTCCGTGTTAAGGAAGGTGATCATGTCATTATTGGTCAATGCAGGTGAAACTCTAGCAGAATTCTATCATTTCTGTATTAACCCATAGATACTTTTATTTTAGTATATTATCATATAGATATTGGTATATGTATGTGTGTGACTAAGCCTTTACTTGTGCCACTTCTATAGGCCACTCTCCAAGACAGTGAGGTTCAATGTATTGAAAGTCATCCCAGCTGGATCATCCAGTGGTGCAAAGAAGGCATTTTCTGGCATATGAGATTTGGTTGGCACTCTTAGTATAGAGATTTTATCATCTATGTTGAAAGTAATTCCCGATTTCTGTATGGTGAAGTTCTTATCAGTTTTGGTAATTTTTGTTTGCTTTTGAAGTTCTGTACTGTGATTTGATAAAAGATATTTTAATTATGTTTATTTTACTGGGCATGATCTTATTTTGGTTATTGAATACTAGTTTCAAATATTTTGAATTTTGGACAGAAAATTCCCCCTAAATTACTGTTTAGTATTTTAAACAAGTCTATGTGATCCAACATAGAACCTCAGTTTACAGAACCCATTACCCAACCTTATCAAATTTCAATGGGTTGGGTTCTTCGACGGATTTTCAATTTTGTTGTCAAAACTGTCCGATCCGTTCAGTTATGGGTTGAATTGAGTTTGTGGGATGtgttttaaattaaaaatattttttaatttaaaccctaaacctggaaaaaatgtggtttaaaacaaaagcttcaaaaattttcgtataccttagacagcgcttttgtaaaaagcgctgtctaagggggggattagaaagcgctttaggaAAAAGCGatgtctaaggggggggggggggggggggggggggcttagacagcgctttttgaaaagcgctgtctaaggtatacctaaaaaaattaaaataggagggtcttagaaagcgcttttggccaaagcgctgtctaaggggggggggggggggggggggggcttagacagcgcttttaagatttaaaaaagcgctgtctaaacctttagcaacggaggtttagacagcgctttaaagcgctgtctaaggctaaaaaaagcgctgtctaaggtcttgtttgttgtagtgaatCATATTAATATTAAATTCGCTCTATTTTATATTAATTATCTTATATTCATATCGAAAATACCATTTCTAATATAAAAAAAAGTAAATGTGTAATTTTTTTACGTATTTATAAAAGATTTGAAACGAAGCAGCAATCCAATCATCAACGAAAATcattcatttttctttgttttctttcATCCTCTTTCTTCTGCAATTTTCTTGTCCATCAATTATACTTCTTTTGGAGATTAACTAGTTTAATGTTTAACAAATTCTtcttattttaatatttttaccCTACAATTAATCTTCCTAATTTATTCTCCAATCTATCTCAAGTACAAAAATATCAATATTGTATACAAATCTCAAGTTAGAAGACTAAAGTTCAATATTACATACAAATCTCATGTCAGATGACAAAACTCGGTCCTTCAATCTCATTGGCATCATATACATAGATATTGAgcaaaaattcatgaaattgtcGTAATCGATCTAGTGCAAGAATGATTTAATTGGGTAGCTCAAAGTACATTCCAGGTCGCACAATTGGGCTTGGGTCGCACACTATGTGGATTGAATTATGAAATATCCAAGGAGTAATTGTCTAGAAATATTTGTCAAAAGAAAAAATTCGTCCCCCCACGATTTGAGTAACAACGAGTCTTCCTCCACTCCTATGTTTTTGATTAGAAAACTAAGCAAAcattttctctttcttttttaAGCCCGACCCAAGGAGTATTATATAAATAATCAAACCTCAAAATTGGGGAGGATCATTAGCTAATTACACAAAGAAATCACATAGATTCTCTTGCAATTCCTATGTAAGTAGTCTCTTTCAACTATTGTActtttaattaatataattttaatttataattatataattaatgATATATAGTTCCTAATGTTGTTGGATTCTTTAATATTATAGATTTTGTGTCATGTTATTAAATAAATAACATATAATCAATTTTGAATTAAGAAATCTGAAGGTGAAACTAGTGTCTGATTGAATCAATGATATAAATCCttaaactattttttttaatGAGATTTCAAAACAACTATATTTTTTTAGTAATTAAATACTTTGATGAGTCAATTAATAGTCAAATTACAATAATTAGATTTAATTTTATTCAcattaaataaaatttaaatttatgAAATTTACATCTAAAAATCGTCATTTATATAATATTATATTAACCATAAATTAGTATTATAAGCCTTGGTATCAACActtttgaaatgaattaaaaaattGCTTATTAAGGAAAGTGATTGTATGCACGCTTTCATCGCATAATCCACCCTTCTTTCTTAATAGtaaaatataaaattataataatatagAATTATTGATGTATAATATAGAGTTATTACTGAATTagtttaaaaaaaatgaaatgctCGCTATAATGAATTGAATATTTataaatgaataatatgtacTGAAATCCACTTATGTATCAATATTAGATTTATATATTCTTAGTAGTTTTAGTAAGAGtgtattttaaaattttaatataataaattaaaatatatttatatttagTTTTTTAAATGGTACTTTATATTTAGTTTAAAATAGAGTAATAATtattaaaactaaataaaatatTGTAATGTTGTAATTGATAATTGTTTGAAAATTAAATCAAAATTTTAAATGATATTATTGTAGTTAACTTAATATTATTATTGTATTATATTATAATAGAATTTAATTATAAGTAATAAttcaatttaattaaatatttacAATTATGCCATTAATAAAAATTGTTGGTGTTTTCTATATTTTTTGAATCCTAGCAATAGACTAAATACTAGAAATTGAAAAAGCAAAACACCATTGAATTGTTTTGATTTTCTGTTTTGAAAATAGAAAAATTTGAAACAGTTTTGGAAAAAGAAAATCTAAAAAATATAAACCAAACAAGTTTTctaatttttaaatttttagaaaagacaaaacagtttttaaaaaGACAATCAACATGCCCTAAGTCTCCTAGGCTCCATGTTTTTGAGAATGGTGACTTTCTAGCCAAAGCCTAAGGATCTTCGATAAAAGTTTCACTTCAAGAGTTGAAAAAACATTCACTAATTCCACCAAAATCACACGAATATAGCCGCTTGCAATCCTCACAAAcaaattttctttaaaaaaaatactaTTCTTATATCGTATTTTAGTGTTCATTAATACTGTGAATagtaaaatattataataattatattattattttttaaaatataaaaattattatttttttaatattttttattatctGAATGTTTATTAACCAATTTCATAATTTTTATTAACCAATTTCGATGCCtgttcaaaattatttttaatatttggACGTTTATTAACCAACTTCGTCACTTTATTAACCAATCTTTTACATTTAGTTAACCAACTTTTTTTACTATTTTAAATCACTGTTCACGTATATTGTTCGCGTACTGTTAAGGCACTgttaataaatatattattttattttaaaaatatatgGTTTACCGTATAAATACACTGAATAGTATATACGGTATAAGCATATATAGGAATATCAATGCTCCACTCTTTTATTAAATAGAAAACACACATACAAAAGCACCTTAAATAATTTGACAAAACATgtcaaaattatttttaaactaGAAAGCAAATTACATGTTTAAAAATCATAAATGCTTAAGATTAGCAACAATTTCTCAAAACTACAACAAATCAATATGATTTTACAAAAGTTATACTATATAACTTTTACAAAATCACACTGACTCACCATAATTTCAGAGTGACATGCATTAAATAATTTCAAGTAGCCTCACACTTTATCCTCTCAACAGGAACACACAAAAGATCATGAGCCCTTGGAGCAGTCAATCCTGGCCGTTCATCAACATCAATCTCACCAACATCACTCAAAATCTCACCAGTTTTGTGATCCACAACCTTAAAATC from Lathyrus oleraceus cultivar Zhongwan6 chromosome 7, CAAS_Psat_ZW6_1.0, whole genome shotgun sequence encodes the following:
- the LOC127105128 gene encoding 40S ribosomal protein S11, which codes for MAEQTEKAYLKQPKVFLCSKKSGKGKRPGKGGNRFWKSVGLGFKTPKEAIEGTFIDKKCPFTGNVSIRGRIIAGTCHSAKMNRTIIVRRNYLHFIKKYQRYEKRHSNIPAHVSPAFRVKEGDHVIIGQCRPLSKTVRFNVLKVIPAGSSSGAKKAFSGI